The uncultured Carboxylicivirga sp. genomic interval GTATACCAAGCCACTGGCATAATAAGTATTGTTTCCATCACTGCCTTTTTTAACCAGCTTTTGCCCGTTGGCATCGTAAATGTACTCAATTGTTTTGTTATCTTCTCCTGTTAGCCGCTTAGGTAAGTTTAAATAATTGTATTCTACCAGTTTTAACTTTTTGTTTTTATCAACCGTCATATTTCCATTTAGGTCGTAACTGTATTCAACTCCAGCAGATGCTCCATCTTTAAAACCATAATCTTGTAACTACTCAGCTTCTCAAAAACCGATATTTTTTTCAAAAACATAGCATTTTCTAACAAGTGTGGATAAATACATGGTCTGGTATTTATAACCCATTGGTATATTATGGTTTTATAGCGCTTTAAAAATGGGATCTTTGCTCTCATGATAAAACGCGAAACACTAGAACCCCTTAGTAAGGATGAAATTATTGATCTCTTTGTTGACTTTAGCAACAAAGTAGAACAAACCCTTAATGAAATGAAGGAGGACATTCGCGTATTAAAGGAAAAGAACCAACGCTTAAAATCTCAGAACAGCCGTAATAGTTCTCGTCCACCATCACACGATTTCGGTCGTGCCCCAAGACAAAAAAGCCTCCGTCAGCCGAGCAAAAAGAAATCTGGAGGCCAAAAGGGGCACAAAGGAACAACACTTTTTCAATCGCTCAACCCAGATCACGTCATCAAGTACATACCAGATGCATATTGTCCAGGCTGTGGCAAAGTTCACTCTGAAACTACGTTCCAGCTTCAATCCAAGAGACAGGTTGTTGATATTCCTCCAATCCAAACTACAGTTACCGAACATCAGGTGTATCAAGTAAAGTGTACTTGCGGGTGTTTATCTACTGGTGAATTTCCTGCTGGAGTAACCGCCCCTGTTCAATATGGTAGCCGACTGACTTCATTTGTTAGCTACCTTAGCACTCGTCAATACATCCCTTTCGGCCGTTTGCCGGAATTATTAAAGTGCATTTGTAATGTTTCGCTTAGCGAAGGCACTATCTTTAATATGCTTAATCGTGTTGCCGATAGTTTACTGCCAGTTTACGAAGGAATCAAGCAGAATGTAGCTAAAGCAACGGTTATAGGTAGTGATGAATCAGGCGTAAAGGTTAACAGCAATAACTATTGGACATGGACCTGGCAATCAGCAACAGAAACATTCATCACCATCACGCCAAGCCGTGGCTATGTGACCATCGACAATGAATTCCCTAATGGATTTCCAGGAGCAGTGCTAGTTAGTGATTCATTAAGTGCACAGCTTAAAACGCCAGCCCTGCTACATCAGTTGTGTTTGGCTCACCTAATGCGTGAACTCAATGCTTTTATCGAGTCATCGGACAACCAATGGGCGAGATTGCTGAAAACAATATTTGAAAAAGCTATAGAACTCAAAAAAAACTTAGCTCCTGATCAATATGATAAACCACTAGAAAAACGCCGCCTGATTGAACAAGCATTTGATGAACTCTTAAAATGTCCGTTGCAGGAAAATGTGCCAAAGTTAGCTGCATTCCAAAAACGCTTAAGGAAATGGCGAGATGCTGTTTTTACATTCTTAGATCACCCGGATGTACCATTTGACAATAATGGTTCTGAACGTGCTATTCGAAACATCAAGGTCAAACAAAAGGTCTCTGGTGGCTTCAGATCAGATAGAGGTGCTACTATTTTTGCCATTATCAGATCAACGATTGACTCTTGGATAAAGCGATCTGCTGATATATTTGAAAAGCTAAGGTTTTCAATTCAATTGGCTGCACACAAAACTCAATTTTATTCACTTAAGTAAATTGGTGCTTTGTTGGCTCATGACAACCTGAGCTGTTACAATAAAATAGTATTATTTACATTATCAAAATATTTTTTACCTATATAGGTGTTTATACTGATAGTCATGTTGATTATCTGTTGTATAATTACCGATACTTTATTTCAAAATAATAATATACAATAATTACTAAAATCAGTTAACTTATGATGAACTACACTTTGTACGAAAACAAACTTACCGCCGATGTAGAAGATGACTACATGGCACGGCTAGTGAATGTCACCACTATGAACCGCGAAGAATTAGTGACACAAATCACAGGCCCGGGTTCCATATTAAAAGAGACCGAATGTAATGCTGTTATTGGAGACTACTGGAAACAGATCATCCAATTCTTAAGCAATGGTACTTTTTATAAAGATGATCATATAAATATCAGGTTAGATGTAGTTGGGGTATTTATGGGCGAAAATGATCGCTTTGATCCGGAACGTCACGAACTAAAAATAACCATACAGCCTTCGGCGGAATTAAAGGGTGCGCTTGCAAATATTCCTATGCAATACACCAAACCGGAGAAAATATTACCTGTTATTGAAAGTATTTTCGACTGGGGAACGGAAACTACCAACAGCAATCTAACGCCAGGCGCCTCACTGGAGATAACAGGTGAAAACCTCAAAATTTACCCCGAAGAAGACGAACAGGGCATCTATTTCTTAAACACCTCAAATGGTACTGAAACAAAAGCTGATTCCATTCGAACCAACGAGCCCAAAACTCTTACACTAAAAACTCCGCAGTTACCGGCAGGTGAGTATCGAATAGAGATACGTAATAAGGCCTGGAATAATAAAAATCTGAGAACCGGTCTTTCAGATAAAACATTCATCGTTTCGTAATTACTCATAGATTATGAGAAAGCTTCTCAGAGGTATTGAGAAGCTTTCTCAGCATTCATGGCAAGCTTTGACAACGTCATTGAGAAAAACGGAGTAATGTGCCAAGTATACCTTTTTCATGTAGACTTTGGTCGTGAATTGGGTGAAATTATATTTAATTTACTAATGAACTACAACCGTAAACTAAAAATCCACTTGTAAAATTTAGACATGCCGATTTTAGGATCCCTTCGCGTGGTATAAAACAAAAGCTGCATCAAATAAAATTCAGTTCTATCTTGTCTTATTTCTATTGAACGTGATATGATTGCGCACAAGCAGTTTTTTTTAATGGAAATAACAAAAAAATCCCGACCCAAAGGCCAGGATTATCTATTATTATTTCTTTACTTTCATCGATACCTCTACCCCAATATCATACCAACAATAGTGGCAGATAATAAAGAAGCCAGCGTACCAGCTAATAGTGCCCTAAAACCAAATTTAGATAAGAACTCTCTTTTATTAGGGGCCAAACCACCAATTCCACCAATTTGAATACCAATAGATGCAAAATTGGCAAAACCACAAAGCATATAAGTAGCCATTAATATTGATTTTGGATCAGCTAGTACACCACTGGTTTTGAATTCAGCTAAACTGGTATAACCAACAAACTCACTGGCAATCAATTTCTCACCTAATAACTGACCAACCAAAGCAATATCATGCGATGGAACACCAATCAACCACATCAGTGGCGCTAATCCATATCCTAATATAAACTCCAGATTAAAGTGTTGATACTGACCATTAGTCATATCAGTAATAGCAGCATTTAAATGTGTCCATTGCCCCACTTTATCAAAACCATAATTAATCATTGCAATAAAAGCAAAAAACACCAACAACATAGCTCCAACATTAGCTGCTAGTTTCAACCCTTCGGTAGTACCATTACTCATTGCATCTAATATATTACTACCAATCTTATCCATTGATATCTTAACTTCTGACTCTACATTTTCTCTTTGTGGAACTAAAATTTTAGCGACAACAATAGCACCGGGAGCAGCCATCACAGAAGCTGTTAATAAGTGCTTGGCAAACATCAAACGTTGAACAGGATCATCACCACCAAGAAAACCAATATAAGCGGCCAAAACTCCTCCGGCAACAGTAGCCATACCTCCTACCATAACTAAAAACATTTCAGAAGTATTCATCTTTGGTAAATATGCTTTAATCATTAATGGTGCTTCTGTTTGACCTAAGAAAATATTTCCGGCTACCGATAAACTTTCCGCTCCTGATAATTTTAAAGCACGACTCATTAACCAAGCCAATGCCCAAACAATTTTTTGTATTATACCTAAATAAAATAGTACACTAGTAAGTGCCGAAAAGAATATAATGGTCGGTAGTATTTGAAAAGCGAAAATATATCCAAACGAAGATGAATTCATCAAATCCCCTAACAAAAAGTCAGCTCCTACTTTCGTAAAATCCAAAACTAAGGTAAAGAGTTTGCCAAAAAACTCGAATACACTTTGTACAAAAGGAACATAAAGTACACATACAGCAACCAATACCTGAATAACTAACCCAACACCAACTACTTTCCACGAAATAGCTTTGCGATCGATACTAAATATCCATGCAATACCAATAATGGAAGCCATCCCCAATAAACCTCGAAGTATGGTAATAAAACTAAATCCCGAATGCGGGTCAACGGCAGTTGAAAGAGTTGGCGATTGAGCAGACACCAGCTGCATTGCCACAAGTGCTAACAATGTAAAAATTACTTTCTTCATCGGAAGATATTAAATGTAAAAAGGGTGATTTGCTCACCCTGTTATTTTTGTTGATTAAATATTTTTGATTATTCCTCTCTGGAATTGATTTCATCCCTTATATCAGAAGCTCTCTCATAATCTTCGTCTTCTATGGCTTCTTGTAATAAGTGTTTCAATTCATCAATACTCTTTTCCTTATACTTTTCTGCTGACACAGGTTTACTTGCAGGTGCTTTTTTGGTAGGCTGATCCTCTTTATTATCAAAATCGAGAACGATACCAGCCTTCTCTATAATTTCTTCAAAAGTATAAATAGGACACTCAAAACGTAATGCTAAGGCTACTGCATCGGAAGTTCTCGAATCAATATGCAACTGCTCTTGTCCACGTTGACATATCAACTCGGAATAAAATATTCCTTCTTCCAACTTGTAGATAACAACTTCGAGAATTTCAATTTCAAACGCTTTCGAAAAATTTAGAAAAAGGTCGTGAGTTAATGGCCTTGGAGGCTCTAACCCTTCTAATTTAATAGCAATTGACTGAGCTTCTACACCTCCAATAATAATGGGAATTCTCCTTTCACCCTCTTCTTCAGCCAACACCAAAGCGTAAGCTCCTGATTGGGTTTGACTATATGATAATCCTAAAATATTGAGTTTTACCTTTTTATTACTCATAAAACAATTGTTTCTTCGCCCACAAATTCATTAAATAAAAAAGCGAATTCTAAATACAAATGGTATACCAAACAAATATAGCAATTACTTTTAAACATTAAGAAGTTACAAAATGATTTAGAAAAAAATAAGCACAACGTTTAAAATGTATAAAAAACTGATTTTAAGTATAAGTAAAGTATTTTTGTTTGGGCAGAGTAATATTTTTTTATAATTTTGCACTCCATTGAATCTTGCGGGGTTAAAAAAGTGGCTATTAGAGTAAAGCTCACCTCCTGGATGTAACCATAAATAATTGGTGATTATGTACGCAATTGTTGATATTGCTGGACAGCAATTCAAAGTAGAAAAAGACAGAAAGATCTTTGTGCACCGTTTGAGCGCAGATGAAGGTTCTACAATTGATTTTGAAAAAGTTCTTTTGGTTGATAACGAAGGTGACGTTAAAATTGGCGCTCCTGTGTTAGAAGGTGCAAAAGTAACTGCTAAAGTTTTATCTC includes:
- a CDS encoding DUF4469 domain-containing protein translates to MMNYTLYENKLTADVEDDYMARLVNVTTMNREELVTQITGPGSILKETECNAVIGDYWKQIIQFLSNGTFYKDDHINIRLDVVGVFMGENDRFDPERHELKITIQPSAELKGALANIPMQYTKPEKILPVIESIFDWGTETTNSNLTPGASLEITGENLKIYPEEDEQGIYFLNTSNGTETKADSIRTNEPKTLTLKTPQLPAGEYRIEIRNKAWNNKNLRTGLSDKTFIVS
- a CDS encoding bifunctional nuclease domain-containing protein; this encodes MSNKKVKLNILGLSYSQTQSGAYALVLAEEEGERRIPIIIGGVEAQSIAIKLEGLEPPRPLTHDLFLNFSKAFEIEILEVVIYKLEEGIFYSELICQRGQEQLHIDSRTSDAVALALRFECPIYTFEEIIEKAGIVLDFDNKEDQPTKKAPASKPVSAEKYKEKSIDELKHLLQEAIEDEDYERASDIRDEINSREE
- a CDS encoding nucleoside transporter C-terminal domain-containing protein — protein: MKKVIFTLLALVAMQLVSAQSPTLSTAVDPHSGFSFITILRGLLGMASIIGIAWIFSIDRKAISWKVVGVGLVIQVLVAVCVLYVPFVQSVFEFFGKLFTLVLDFTKVGADFLLGDLMNSSSFGYIFAFQILPTIIFFSALTSVLFYLGIIQKIVWALAWLMSRALKLSGAESLSVAGNIFLGQTEAPLMIKAYLPKMNTSEMFLVMVGGMATVAGGVLAAYIGFLGGDDPVQRLMFAKHLLTASVMAAPGAIVVAKILVPQRENVESEVKISMDKIGSNILDAMSNGTTEGLKLAANVGAMLLVFFAFIAMINYGFDKVGQWTHLNAAITDMTNGQYQHFNLEFILGYGLAPLMWLIGVPSHDIALVGQLLGEKLIASEFVGYTSLAEFKTSGVLADPKSILMATYMLCGFANFASIGIQIGGIGGLAPNKREFLSKFGFRALLAGTLASLLSATIVGMILG
- a CDS encoding IS66 family transposase; the protein is MIKRETLEPLSKDEIIDLFVDFSNKVEQTLNEMKEDIRVLKEKNQRLKSQNSRNSSRPPSHDFGRAPRQKSLRQPSKKKSGGQKGHKGTTLFQSLNPDHVIKYIPDAYCPGCGKVHSETTFQLQSKRQVVDIPPIQTTVTEHQVYQVKCTCGCLSTGEFPAGVTAPVQYGSRLTSFVSYLSTRQYIPFGRLPELLKCICNVSLSEGTIFNMLNRVADSLLPVYEGIKQNVAKATVIGSDESGVKVNSNNYWTWTWQSATETFITITPSRGYVTIDNEFPNGFPGAVLVSDSLSAQLKTPALLHQLCLAHLMRELNAFIESSDNQWARLLKTIFEKAIELKKNLAPDQYDKPLEKRRLIEQAFDELLKCPLQENVPKLAAFQKRLRKWRDAVFTFLDHPDVPFDNNGSERAIRNIKVKQKVSGGFRSDRGATIFAIIRSTIDSWIKRSADIFEKLRFSIQLAAHKTQFYSLK
- the rplU gene encoding 50S ribosomal protein L21 encodes the protein MYAIVDIAGQQFKVEKDRKIFVHRLSADEGSTIDFEKVLLVDNEGDVKIGAPVLEGAKVTAKVLSHLKGDKVIVFKKKRRKGYKKKNGHRQYFTQIQIEEIVG